A single window of Ferrimonas balearica DSM 9799 DNA harbors:
- the ubiE gene encoding bifunctional demethylmenaquinone methyltransferase/2-methoxy-6-polyprenyl-1,4-benzoquinol methylase UbiE yields the protein MADGADNKTHFGYKQVEKDRKAEMVADVFHSVASKYDLMNDLMSFGVHRYWKRFTIECAAARPGMKVLDLAGGTGDLTAKFSHLVGETGEVVLADINDSMLKVGRAKLHDMGVVGNVSYVQANAEALPFPDNHFDIITIAFGLRNVTEKEKALKSMQRILKPGGKLLVLEFSKPQNALMQKAYDFYSFQVIPRMGSMVAGDAESYRYLSESIRVHPDQETLKQMMLDAGFDQADYVNMTNGVVALHRGYKF from the coding sequence ATGGCCGACGGCGCTGACAACAAAACTCATTTTGGCTACAAGCAGGTAGAGAAAGACCGCAAAGCAGAGATGGTGGCGGACGTGTTCCACTCCGTGGCGTCCAAGTACGACCTGATGAACGACCTGATGTCCTTCGGCGTTCACCGCTACTGGAAGCGTTTTACCATCGAATGTGCAGCGGCCCGCCCTGGCATGAAAGTGCTGGATCTGGCTGGCGGCACCGGTGACCTGACCGCCAAGTTCTCCCACCTGGTGGGCGAAACCGGCGAAGTGGTTCTGGCCGACATCAACGACTCCATGCTGAAAGTGGGCCGTGCCAAGCTGCACGACATGGGCGTGGTCGGCAACGTCAGCTACGTTCAGGCCAACGCCGAAGCGCTGCCGTTCCCGGACAACCACTTTGACATCATCACCATCGCTTTCGGTCTGCGTAACGTGACCGAAAAAGAGAAGGCGCTGAAGTCGATGCAACGCATCCTCAAGCCCGGCGGCAAGCTGCTGGTGCTGGAGTTCTCCAAGCCGCAGAACGCACTGATGCAGAAGGCCTACGACTTCTACAGCTTCCAGGTGATTCCGCGCATGGGTTCCATGGTGGCCGGTGACGCTGAGTCCTACCGCTACCTGTCCGAATCCATCCGTGTCCACCCGGACCAGGAAACCCTCAAGCAGATGATGCTGGATGCCGGTTTCGACCAGGCCGACTACGTCAATATGACCAACGGCGTGGTGGCGCTGCACCGCGGCTATAAGTTCTAA
- a CDS encoding formimidoylglutamase has protein sequence MNLNLATAATLADYTTARPGEQRLGEHLLLPQGDSLAGILSQARTDGARYVLLGVPEDIGPRANCGRGGSDAGWDAFLAQFLNLQSNDYIEGSDILLLGALMVADLQDSAQDLDPQHPAELEQLRALTAELDSRLTPVIRAIVSAGLEPIVIGGGHNNAFPLLCGASLALDKPLAAVNLDPHADFRAAEGRHSGNGFAYAWRHGALNWYRVIGLHEQKNNAAALSQMRQLGIHHISFQQIWTRRHIALSQVLDETLAELEIQSRPLGIELDMDAIESMPSSAECRVGVPMNDACHVIYRLAQYRDSRYLHLCEGAPRCHPSGEIAGRRSVGQALSELVLSYLAGRANPLP, from the coding sequence ATGAACCTGAACCTTGCCACGGCCGCGACCCTGGCCGACTACACCACCGCGCGGCCGGGCGAGCAACGCCTTGGCGAACATCTGCTGTTGCCCCAGGGCGACAGCCTTGCCGGGATCCTGTCCCAGGCCCGTACTGACGGCGCACGCTACGTCCTGTTGGGGGTGCCCGAGGACATCGGCCCCCGCGCCAACTGCGGCCGCGGCGGCAGCGATGCGGGCTGGGACGCCTTTTTGGCCCAGTTCCTCAATCTGCAGTCCAACGATTACATCGAGGGCAGTGACATCCTGCTGCTGGGTGCCCTGATGGTGGCCGACCTGCAGGACAGTGCTCAGGATCTCGACCCGCAACACCCGGCCGAGCTTGAGCAGCTGCGGGCCCTGACCGCCGAACTGGACAGCCGGCTGACGCCGGTGATCCGCGCCATCGTCTCGGCGGGCCTGGAACCCATCGTGATCGGCGGGGGCCACAACAATGCCTTTCCGCTGCTGTGCGGGGCCAGCCTGGCGCTGGATAAACCGCTGGCGGCGGTCAATCTCGACCCCCATGCCGACTTCCGCGCGGCGGAGGGGCGCCACAGCGGCAATGGCTTTGCCTACGCCTGGCGTCATGGCGCACTGAACTGGTACCGGGTGATTGGCCTGCATGAGCAGAAGAACAACGCCGCGGCGCTGAGCCAGATGCGCCAGCTCGGCATCCATCACATCAGCTTTCAGCAGATCTGGACCCGGCGACACATCGCGTTGAGCCAGGTGCTGGATGAAACCCTGGCGGAGCTGGAGATCCAGTCCCGCCCTCTCGGCATTGAGCTGGATATGGACGCCATCGAGTCGATGCCCTCCTCCGCGGAGTGCCGGGTCGGGGTGCCGATGAACGACGCCTGCCATGTCATCTACCGACTGGCCCAGTACCGGGACAGCCGCTACCTGCACCTGTGCGAAGGGGCACCGCGTTGCCATCCGTCCGGTGAGATCGCCGGACGGCGCAGTGTTGGCCAGGCCCTGTCAGAGCTGGTGCTGAGCTACCTGGCCGGTCGCGCCAACCCACTGCCCTGA
- a CDS encoding ubiquinone biosynthesis accessory factor UbiJ produces MRIATLVAGVMETTLAQLLRFHPDPNPLARWQGQVVRLQLSELPFPLFLILRDPIQVYSEYDGDTQAQLSLSLLTLRQVSQGASLSTLVKEGALEIEGDMQLVGKLANLLGAIEPDLAEPLSRYLGDAMAYRVDQTGRALLNRAEQDLNRLHQHTGEVLREELRLAPGQSEVAHFVEQVDALAQQVEQLARRLTELERRS; encoded by the coding sequence ATGCGGATCGCCACCCTCGTGGCCGGGGTAATGGAAACCACCCTGGCCCAACTGTTGCGTTTCCACCCCGATCCGAACCCCCTGGCCCGATGGCAGGGTCAGGTGGTCCGGTTACAGCTCAGTGAGCTGCCCTTCCCGCTTTTCCTGATCCTGCGTGACCCTATCCAGGTCTACAGCGAATACGACGGCGACACTCAAGCCCAGCTCAGCCTCAGTCTGCTGACCCTGCGCCAGGTGTCCCAGGGCGCCTCGCTGTCCACTCTGGTGAAAGAGGGGGCGCTGGAGATCGAAGGTGACATGCAGCTGGTGGGCAAGCTGGCCAACCTGCTGGGCGCCATCGAGCCGGACCTGGCCGAGCCGCTGAGCCGCTACCTGGGCGATGCCATGGCCTACCGTGTCGATCAGACCGGCCGGGCACTGCTCAACCGTGCCGAGCAGGATCTGAACCGCCTGCACCAGCACACCGGTGAAGTGCTGCGGGAGGAGTTGCGGCTGGCCCCGGGACAGAGCGAAGTGGCCCACTTTGTTGAGCAGGTGGATGCCCTGGCTCAACAGGTTGAGCAACTGGCCCGTCGCCTGACGGAACTGGAGCGGCGTTCATGA
- a CDS encoding DUF2867 domain-containing protein, which produces MQQHQRLLVLGASGFIGGHLIPHLLKQGYWVRAGGRHPQQLAQRDWPGVECVKVDVLKPDTLPEALADIDVVYYLVHGMTEGEGFAEREHRGAINLAQAAEQAGVKRLVYLGALHPKGADSLHLRSRSATGEGLRRGSVPVTEIRAPIVIGPGSAAFEVMRDLVYNLPVMVTPKWVRSAMAPIALPNLLHYLSGLLTLDDRGDATYDVAGPEMMSYEAQMRRFAEIVGRRLYILPVPLLTPGLSARWLRFITAVPTGIAKALIGGLKQDLPADDRVIRQKLPQTLLGFDEAVRLALSEEREQVAEQHPARASVMRRRWQPRFAYYPKSDGASAVIDAPVERVWQEVCRIGGRPRYFAFDPLWRIREAFDALIGGNGMDYYRRDPDRLRQGDRVDSWSVAELTPLRHLTLLFGMKAPGMGGLTFELRPHGQGTYLSLTCWWYPSGVWGLMYWWAMLPAHVILFRRMVANIGTLSRRPGGSSSLVQV; this is translated from the coding sequence ATGCAGCAACACCAACGGCTATTGGTATTGGGCGCCAGCGGGTTTATCGGCGGGCACCTTATTCCACACCTGCTGAAGCAGGGTTATTGGGTCCGTGCTGGCGGGCGTCATCCGCAGCAGCTGGCGCAGCGGGATTGGCCGGGCGTGGAGTGCGTCAAAGTGGACGTGCTCAAGCCCGACACCCTGCCCGAGGCGCTGGCGGACATCGACGTGGTGTATTACCTGGTGCACGGTATGACCGAAGGCGAGGGCTTTGCCGAGCGGGAGCATCGCGGCGCCATCAATCTGGCTCAGGCCGCCGAACAGGCGGGCGTAAAACGACTGGTTTATCTCGGCGCGCTGCACCCCAAAGGGGCCGATTCGCTGCACCTTCGCAGCCGCAGCGCCACCGGGGAAGGTTTGCGGCGGGGTTCCGTGCCCGTGACTGAGATCCGCGCCCCGATAGTCATTGGGCCCGGCTCCGCCGCTTTCGAAGTGATGCGCGATCTGGTCTATAACCTGCCGGTCATGGTCACGCCCAAGTGGGTGCGTTCCGCCATGGCCCCCATCGCCCTGCCCAACCTGCTGCACTATCTCAGCGGCCTGCTGACCCTCGATGATCGGGGCGACGCCACCTACGACGTGGCCGGGCCGGAGATGATGAGCTACGAGGCGCAGATGCGCCGGTTTGCCGAGATCGTCGGCCGTCGGCTCTACATCCTGCCGGTGCCCCTGCTGACGCCGGGGTTGTCGGCCCGCTGGCTGCGTTTTATCACTGCGGTGCCCACCGGCATCGCCAAAGCGTTGATTGGCGGACTGAAGCAGGATCTGCCCGCCGACGACCGGGTAATTCGGCAGAAGCTGCCGCAAACCCTGCTGGGATTCGATGAGGCGGTGCGACTGGCACTGTCTGAGGAGCGGGAGCAGGTGGCCGAGCAGCATCCGGCCCGGGCCAGTGTGATGCGCCGCCGCTGGCAGCCCCGGTTCGCCTACTACCCAAAATCCGATGGTGCCAGCGCGGTGATCGACGCGCCGGTGGAGCGGGTCTGGCAGGAGGTGTGCCGGATCGGCGGGCGGCCGCGCTACTTTGCGTTCGACCCCCTGTGGCGCATTCGCGAAGCCTTTGATGCCCTGATTGGCGGCAATGGTATGGACTACTACCGGCGTGATCCGGACCGTCTGCGTCAGGGCGATCGGGTCGATTCCTGGAGCGTGGCGGAGCTGACACCGCTGCGCCACCTCACCCTGCTGTTTGGCATGAAGGCGCCGGGCATGGGGGGCCTCACCTTTGAGCTGCGCCCCCACGGGCAGGGCACTTATCTGTCCCTCACCTGCTGGTGGTATCCGTCCGGCGTCTGGGGCCTGATGTATTGGTGGGCCATGCTGCCCGCCCACGTCATCCTGTTCCGCCGCATGGTGGCCAATATCGGCACCTTGTCACGGCGCCCCGGCGGCAGCAGCTCGCTGGTGCAGGTCTGA
- the rraA gene encoding ribonuclease E activity regulator RraA: MHYNTSELCDLFGDQVDVVEPMFSNFGGRPSFGGELRTVKCFEDCSAILEALEQDGTGKVLLVDGGGSLRRALIDADIASLAVNNRWEGLVVYGSVRDVDALEELDLGIMALASIPVGAGENGEGSLDLPVNFGGVTFLPEDHLYADSTGIILSQDPLDIE, from the coding sequence ATGCATTACAACACCTCTGAACTGTGTGATCTTTTCGGAGACCAGGTCGACGTGGTGGAGCCCATGTTCAGCAACTTTGGGGGGCGTCCCTCCTTTGGGGGGGAACTGCGTACGGTGAAGTGCTTCGAGGACTGCAGCGCCATTCTGGAGGCGCTGGAGCAGGATGGCACCGGTAAAGTGCTGCTGGTGGATGGCGGCGGTTCCCTGCGTCGCGCCCTGATCGACGCCGACATCGCCAGCCTGGCGGTGAACAACCGCTGGGAAGGCCTGGTGGTATACGGCTCCGTCCGTGACGTCGACGCACTGGAGGAACTGGACCTGGGCATCATGGCACTGGCCTCCATTCCGGTGGGTGCCGGCGAGAATGGCGAGGGCAGCCTCGACCTGCCGGTGAACTTCGGCGGCGTCACCTTCCTGCCGGAAGACCACCTCTACGCCGACAGCACCGGCATCATCCTGTCTCAGGACCCACTGGACATCGAATGA
- a CDS encoding bifunctional diguanylate cyclase/phosphodiesterase, with protein sequence MTLFRLLLIALVVLVGSLTASSLWLYLRTTQDYLSQQLAVHGADTATSLGLSLAPVLQAEDWVLAGSMVDAINDSGEYSLLVVEETEGDRRIARQSVFYGEDTPSWFRRMFPLQAPVMTTEVSGGWVTVATLQVQASPARAQDHLWQLTKHLLWVALVLAAIAIALGALLLRRVLEPLQAARRQADGIRKRRYLRQPELPRIRELRSLVLAMNQMVSTSEALFKEQCQRIERLRQQTQLDADTGLGNLSRARNRLGQLTKDREMAGGMVARLHLVGLDKVELARGVDGEQTLMQQLADILNEWVLKLPSARAYRTGFADFLLLLPGSGPSDLAQWESELRQRVLVALRQWGGQRVLLVANTYALNANPVEVEAELEGLLSEALGHNDDSLYLLGEAGAGGGYSLQQQEQQLSRLLSQAPRLLAQPIHDRDGQALFEEVLARFHDGERWLSPGPVMVMVARQQRHQTLDLLVLDTLLARLPEQRPLSVNLTVESVLDPLFLPALRRRLLNHHGQLALELPERAYLVEPELTSRFIEAMAAMSVPVWLDHTTPAGLPLLMQPGLTGIKLDAAYTRDTQHDGTALVEMMVAAAHARGILVVAEQVEDAGLARQLWQLGVDGVQGFAVLAPRPLGPEDGPAPV encoded by the coding sequence ATGACGTTGTTTCGACTGCTTTTGATCGCCCTGGTGGTACTGGTGGGCAGCCTGACGGCAAGCAGCCTCTGGCTCTACCTGCGCACCACTCAGGACTACCTCAGCCAACAGTTGGCGGTACACGGTGCGGACACGGCCACCTCGCTGGGGCTGTCGCTGGCGCCGGTGCTACAAGCGGAGGACTGGGTGTTGGCTGGCTCCATGGTGGACGCCATCAATGACAGCGGTGAGTACAGCCTGCTGGTGGTGGAAGAGACCGAGGGCGACCGCCGTATCGCGCGCCAGAGCGTGTTTTACGGTGAGGACACCCCCAGCTGGTTCCGCCGGATGTTTCCGCTGCAAGCGCCGGTGATGACCACTGAGGTCAGCGGCGGTTGGGTGACGGTGGCGACCCTGCAGGTTCAGGCCAGCCCGGCCCGGGCGCAGGACCACCTGTGGCAACTGACCAAACACCTGCTGTGGGTGGCACTGGTGCTGGCGGCCATCGCCATCGCCCTCGGAGCGTTGTTGCTGCGGCGGGTGCTGGAGCCGTTGCAGGCGGCCCGTCGGCAGGCCGATGGCATCCGCAAGCGTCGCTACCTGCGTCAGCCGGAGCTGCCCCGGATCCGCGAACTGCGCTCGCTGGTGCTGGCGATGAACCAGATGGTCTCCACCTCGGAAGCGCTGTTTAAGGAGCAGTGCCAGCGGATCGAACGCCTGCGCCAGCAGACCCAACTGGATGCCGACACCGGGCTGGGCAACCTCAGCCGGGCCCGCAACCGGCTGGGGCAGCTGACCAAGGACCGGGAGATGGCCGGCGGCATGGTCGCCCGGCTGCACCTGGTGGGGCTGGATAAGGTCGAACTGGCCCGCGGGGTGGATGGTGAGCAGACCCTGATGCAACAGCTGGCGGACATCCTCAATGAGTGGGTACTGAAACTGCCCAGCGCCCGGGCCTATCGCACCGGGTTTGCCGACTTCCTGCTGCTGCTGCCCGGCAGCGGTCCCAGTGATCTGGCGCAATGGGAGAGCGAGTTGCGCCAGCGGGTGCTGGTGGCGCTGCGCCAGTGGGGGGGCCAGCGGGTGCTGCTGGTGGCGAATACCTACGCGCTCAATGCCAACCCCGTTGAGGTGGAGGCGGAACTGGAGGGGTTGCTGTCCGAGGCGTTGGGGCACAACGACGACAGCCTCTATCTGTTGGGTGAAGCGGGCGCGGGCGGCGGCTACAGCCTGCAACAGCAGGAGCAGCAGCTGTCCCGGTTGCTCAGTCAGGCCCCGAGGTTGTTGGCCCAGCCCATCCATGACCGGGATGGTCAGGCGCTGTTTGAAGAGGTACTGGCCCGCTTTCACGATGGTGAGCGCTGGTTGTCGCCGGGCCCGGTAATGGTGATGGTGGCGCGCCAGCAGCGTCATCAGACGCTGGATCTGCTGGTGCTCGATACCCTGCTGGCCCGCCTGCCGGAGCAACGTCCCCTGTCGGTGAACCTGACCGTGGAGTCGGTGTTGGATCCGCTGTTCCTGCCCGCCCTGCGCCGCCGTCTGCTGAACCATCATGGCCAACTGGCGCTGGAGCTGCCCGAGCGCGCCTATCTGGTCGAGCCGGAGCTGACCAGCCGCTTTATCGAAGCGATGGCGGCGATGTCGGTGCCGGTGTGGCTGGACCACACCACCCCGGCAGGCTTACCGCTGTTGATGCAACCGGGGCTGACCGGCATCAAGCTGGATGCGGCCTACACCCGGGATACCCAACACGACGGCACGGCGCTGGTGGAGATGATGGTGGCGGCGGCCCATGCCCGCGGCATTCTGGTGGTGGCGGAACAGGTGGAGGACGCCGGGCTGGCCCGGCAACTGTGGCAACTTGGGGTGGATGGGGTGCAGGGGTTTGCGGTGCTCGCCCCCCGTCCCCTTGGGCCGGAGGATGGTCCGGCCCCGGTATAA
- a CDS encoding phosphatase PAP2 family protein, with the protein MWQRMDHWDRELMTRLQRLPAPTLWRPTARWVSLSGDGAGYLLFALLLAELGGARGQQFLLAGLAAYALELPTYWLLKNTLKRARPCHNMGGVVAVVDPHDKFSLPSGHTAAAFLFATLLAWYWPPLMPLAYGWATLVGVSRVLLGVHYPGDIVAGASLGLWAGHMGLYWIH; encoded by the coding sequence ATGTGGCAACGGATGGATCATTGGGACCGGGAGCTGATGACGCGACTGCAACGTCTGCCCGCCCCCACTCTGTGGCGACCCACTGCTCGTTGGGTGTCGTTAAGCGGCGACGGCGCGGGTTACCTATTGTTTGCCCTGCTGCTGGCGGAACTGGGGGGCGCCCGGGGCCAGCAGTTTCTGCTGGCGGGGCTGGCCGCCTATGCGCTGGAGCTGCCCACCTACTGGCTGCTGAAAAACACCCTGAAGCGGGCCCGACCCTGCCACAACATGGGCGGGGTGGTGGCGGTGGTGGACCCCCACGACAAGTTCAGCCTGCCCTCCGGCCATACCGCGGCGGCGTTTCTGTTTGCCACCCTGCTGGCCTGGTACTGGCCGCCCCTGATGCCGCTGGCCTATGGCTGGGCCACGCTGGTGGGAGTGTCCCGGGTGCTGCTGGGGGTGCACTACCCCGGTGACATCGTGGCGGGGGCCAGCCTGGGGCTATGGGCGGGCCACATGGGGCTGTACTGGATTCACTAA
- a CDS encoding transglutaminase-like cysteine peptidase translates to MRLTIVLVFLLSLPLRADSPSEPWRRYFSPQRLDALGQRFGAEGRDRAEALGQFLDREVAAARPVPEQLQRVNDYFNGLTFVDDQTHWGQPDYWATPLEFVASGGGDCEDFAIAKYFTLRVLGVPADKLRLTYAKAVTLNQAHMVLTYLPSPNGMPLVLDNLNPDILPGSERPDLVPVYSFNGEGLWRARAFDQGVRLKSGDSGVELWQELVDRITIEGE, encoded by the coding sequence GTGCGTCTGACAATTGTCCTGGTCTTCCTGTTGAGCCTGCCATTGCGCGCGGATTCCCCCTCCGAGCCCTGGCGCCGCTACTTTTCGCCTCAGCGCCTGGATGCGCTGGGGCAGCGCTTTGGCGCCGAGGGGCGGGACCGGGCCGAGGCCCTCGGCCAGTTTCTGGACCGGGAAGTGGCCGCCGCCCGGCCGGTGCCGGAGCAGTTGCAACGGGTGAACGACTATTTCAACGGGCTGACCTTTGTCGACGATCAAACCCATTGGGGCCAGCCCGATTACTGGGCCACGCCGCTGGAGTTCGTTGCCAGTGGCGGGGGGGATTGCGAGGACTTCGCCATCGCCAAGTATTTCACCCTGCGGGTGCTTGGGGTGCCAGCCGACAAGCTGCGGCTGACCTACGCCAAGGCGGTCACCCTGAATCAGGCCCATATGGTGTTGACCTATCTGCCCAGCCCCAATGGCATGCCGCTGGTGCTGGATAACCTCAATCCCGACATTCTGCCGGGCAGTGAGCGGCCCGACCTGGTGCCGGTCTACAGCTTCAACGGTGAAGGGCTGTGGCGGGCGAGGGCGTTTGACCAGGGGGTGCGCCTGAAAAGCGGCGACAGTGGCGTTGAGCTCTGGCAGGAACTGGTGGATCGGATCACCATCGAGGGAGAGTAG
- a CDS encoding MJ1255/VC2487 family glycosyltransferase, producing MRILYGVQGTGNGHLTRARVIAPAFARAGVEVDYLFSGRPRDTFFDMEDFGDFQCKQGLSFSTHKGQISLLRTARDNNLMALWNDIRSLDLSGYDLVLNDFEPVSAWAAKQQGKPCIGISHQNAFNHNVPITGDRWHNRLIMKYFAPTSIALGCHWHHFGCDLLPPFIEEIAPAATETGKVLVYLPFEDADDIVALLAPLTDNHFVVYHGSAAPTDLPAHVQWNGFCREGFQYDLASCCGVICSAGFELVSEALVLGKKLLLKPLQGQFEQLSNALALELLGAAESMKTLCPERVAQWLHSPEMEPIVYPQMGDALVQWLLARRWDDVSGLCKQAWAQAKLPEAWQHKWAYAY from the coding sequence ATGCGGATTCTTTATGGGGTGCAGGGCACCGGTAATGGCCATCTGACCCGGGCCCGGGTGATCGCCCCGGCCTTTGCCCGCGCCGGAGTGGAAGTGGATTATCTGTTCTCCGGCCGTCCCCGGGACACGTTCTTTGATATGGAGGACTTTGGCGATTTCCAATGCAAACAGGGGCTCAGTTTCAGCACCCACAAAGGGCAGATCAGCCTGCTGCGGACGGCGAGGGACAATAACCTGATGGCGTTGTGGAACGACATCCGAAGCCTCGACCTGTCCGGTTACGATCTGGTGCTGAACGACTTTGAACCGGTGTCGGCCTGGGCCGCCAAACAACAGGGCAAACCCTGCATCGGCATCAGCCACCAGAATGCGTTTAACCACAATGTGCCGATCACCGGCGACCGCTGGCACAACCGGCTGATCATGAAATATTTCGCCCCCACCAGCATCGCCCTGGGTTGCCATTGGCACCACTTCGGCTGTGACCTGCTGCCCCCCTTTATCGAGGAGATTGCACCGGCGGCAACGGAAACCGGCAAGGTGTTGGTGTACCTGCCGTTTGAAGACGCTGACGACATCGTCGCCCTGCTGGCGCCGCTGACCGACAACCATTTTGTGGTCTATCACGGCAGTGCCGCACCGACGGACCTACCCGCCCATGTGCAGTGGAACGGGTTCTGTCGGGAGGGCTTTCAGTATGACCTGGCCTCCTGTTGTGGGGTGATCTGCTCCGCCGGGTTTGAGCTGGTGTCGGAAGCGCTGGTGCTGGGCAAAAAGCTGCTGCTTAAACCGCTACAGGGCCAGTTTGAACAGCTCTCCAATGCGTTGGCCCTGGAGCTGCTGGGGGCGGCGGAGTCGATGAAAACCCTCTGCCCTGAGCGGGTGGCCCAGTGGCTGCACAGCCCGGAGATGGAACCCATCGTCTACCCGCAGATGGGGGATGCGCTGGTGCAGTGGTTGCTGGCCCGGCGCTGGGATGACGTCAGCGGCTTGTGCAAACAGGCCTGGGCCCAGGCCAAGCTGCCGGAGGCGTGGCAGCATAAGTGGGCTTACGCCTACTGA